A region of the Enoplosus armatus isolate fEnoArm2 chromosome 8, fEnoArm2.hap1, whole genome shotgun sequence genome:
TGAGATGAAACCCATGAAAAGTAAATGCTAATTCCACAGAAAAGCATTAGAGACTTGAGAAGCTTTTGCAAAAAGGACCTACTTTCTGCGAGACAAAATCGTTAACCACTTAGTAATCATGTTATTGTACACTGTAAAAATGCCAACTTATATTCTTTGGCATAAATATGATTCATTGCAAAGTGAGAAAGTTCTGTTAACTTAGTTAGTGGTGTACGAAGTATGAGTTGACTAAATGTTTTTTAGAAACATTGTTCATTTAATGGCACATGCTTTGTATTTGGGTTAAAACGCTCTCTGTCATGATGGATGTTTGTTACATGTCTCAGGTGAGTCACAAAAGTCAAACAATGCAAACCATAAAGACAGTTAAAACAGGGGCAGTGTAGTAGCTTTAGTAGTAAAAAATGAATACAGCTGGAAATCAAGTTAATCAACTTGTGACAACAAAACTGAGCAGCTGATAAATTAACACTGAGTTGATTATTTctgacagaaaaatacatcatTCTGTGTGAAAGCTCCTCCTACCCCTATTAGTACTCCAGCAGTGTGTGCTAATCCAATGGCCAGGTTTCCTGGTTCTGGGCTTTCCTTCCGTCGCTGATCCTCCACTGAGAACACAGTGAAGACCATCTGGAAGGTGCACAGAACCTCTGCGCCCAGAGCCTGAGCTGCGTTCAACTCTATAGGAACCTGAGTCAGGTaaaagaggagcaggaaaagacaggaaTATTCAGAAAATATGTTAAGTCTCTCAAACTTTAAAAGGTAGCCCACTAACAATCTGAGAACTGACCCTGTTGACAAAATATTCTGCAGTGGTTTTCAGCGGCAGGGCCAGGTAGAGGGCCCCGGCTCCTAAAGAGGCCCCCAAACACTGTGCAGCAATATAAACGAGGGCTCTGAGAACATCCAGCCTCCGAGTGGccaacagagacagagtcacTGCAGGGTTCACCTGATCagagagcacaaacacatgcttaCATATAGAAAATGTTACAAATATTGAAAGACaattaaataacataaaaagtAGTAAGTaggtttatttatatagtgtaTTAAAgataatttaaacatttaaaaaacagctaaaacagcTATTTTCATTCAGATCAAACCAATAGTTCCCAAACGTTTTGGTTTGTGACTCCTTCTAAAAAAGTAGTGTCTAGTCGTGGCCCCTTGTCATGTTGCAGatgttgttagcagttccagCAAATGGTTATtccccctctaaacttctcagattcATTAAACAACAGTTCGATTGGTTCCATTAATCATCTTacgacccctcagattcatcttgtgaccctttgaaGAGGTCTGAgccctaggttgggaaccactggcctaAACTACATacctgtatataaagtagttaaaaccaaCAGTATGCTACATACACAATGGTGCATCAGTATTTACAACCTAATAATGTCATGTATGATAATATCACTCACAGGGGCCATAATGAATAGGTttatttttgatacttaaagGACATTAAActaataatacttctgtacttttactgaagtaggatcttaaatgcaggacttttacttgtaatagagtattttgaCATTGTGATATTGGTACTTGGAACTTGGAGTagttcttccaccactgacagctgctgtgttaCCATCAGCAAAGAGTCTCCATCAAGAACAAGTaaatcagagaaagaaaaaataacattttgaaatgaatgtgtgactATGAGACATTCACCTGTGCCCCACTTATTTCTCCAAAACAGTGTCCCAGTGCAACAATCACCGCACCCACTGCCACTGCTGGGTACAGGGGTCCGCCGGGGGCCTCTCCAGGGCCTGGCACAGAGGCAC
Encoded here:
- the LOC139289472 gene encoding aquaporin AQPAe.a; translated protein: MTWREELRSRQFWRAMLAELLGTLVLVSAVLGASVPGPGEAPGGPLYPAVAVGAVIVALGHCFGEISGAQVNPAVTLSLLATRRLDVLRALVYIAAQCLGASLGAGALYLALPLKTTAEYFVNRVPIELNAAQALGAEVLCTFQMVFTVFSVEDQRRKESPEPGNLAIGLAHTAGVLIGARFSGASMNPARSLGPAIITGFWENHWVYWIGPVLGAILAGVSHEFFFARSASRQKLVACLTCKDIEIVETASMTGSSLSTVTQNAMRAKQANKQENN